One window from the genome of Nicotiana sylvestris chromosome 9, ASM39365v2, whole genome shotgun sequence encodes:
- the LOC104239735 gene encoding uncharacterized protein, producing the protein MDADQSNSDSFSSSNLRIIVQKNPSEAQLSELGIKSWPKWGCSPGKYQLKFDAEETCYLLRGKVKVYPKNSTETSVEFGGGDLVIIPKGLSCTWDVSLAVDKHYKFDSSSS; encoded by the exons ATGGATGCTGATCAGTCCAACTCAGACTCTTTTTCATCATCAAATCTAAGAATCATTGTCCAGAAAAACCCTTCAGAAGCCCAACTCTCTGAATTAGGCATAAAATCTTGGCCAAA ATGGGGTTGTTCACCAGGGAAATACCAATTAAAATTTGATGCAGAAGAGACATGTTATTTGTTGAGAGGGAAAGTCAAAGTGTACCCAAAGAACTCAACAGAAACATCAGTGGAGTTTGGAGGAGGAGATCTTGTGATTATTCCAAAAGGACTTAGTTGCACTTGGGATGTGTCCCTTGCTGTTGATAAACACTACAAGTTTgattcttcttcttcctaa